The window AGAAACACTCACGCTCCAATACCAGACGGCGATAGAGGTATCAGAAGCGTCAGACTTGTCGAAAATAAAGAATAGCTATGAAGAATCGTTTCAGAAACTAAGAGACAGAGAAATAGACCGAGGAGTGACACTGTGGGGACCTCACAGAGATGACCTTCTTTTCTTTGTGAATGGTCGGGATGTTCAGACATATGGCTCTCAAGGGCAGCAAAGAACAACAGCTCTTTCACTAAAGCTGGCAGAAATCGACCTGATACATGAAGAAATCGGAGAATATCCCATTCTTCTACTCGATGATGTTTTATCTGAACTTGATGATTACAGACAGTCTCATTTGCTCCATACCATTCAGGGACGTGTACAGACCTTCGTCACCACAACAAGTGTTGAAGGCATCGATCACGCCACCTTGAAAGAAGCGGAAATTTTCAGAGTAGCCAGTGGAAAAGTAATTGACTGATAAATGAGGTGTGAGTCTTGTATATTCATTTAGGTGATGATTGTGTTGTTTCTACACGAGAGATTGTCGCAATTGTTGATTACAAAATGAGGTCGTCTTCTGTTGTAGAAGAGTTTCTCCAAAAACAAGAAGAACAAATCATTTCGTTATCACAAGGAACACCCAAATCCATCGTCGTCACAACTGAATCTGTTTATTACTCTCCTCTTTCCTCAAGCACGCTCAAAAAACGTGCTTCATTTGTGATTGAAATTGAAGTCTAAAAGCTCAATTCATATAAATATATCGTTTAAGAAAAGTGTAGGTGAATGTACGTGGCAATGGAACAGCAACATAATAGTTATGATGAAAATCAGATACAGG is drawn from Bacillus pumilus and contains these coding sequences:
- the remB gene encoding extracellular matrix regulator RemB, with protein sequence MYIHLGDDCVVSTREIVAIVDYKMRSSSVVEEFLQKQEEQIISLSQGTPKSIVVTTESVYYSPLSSSTLKKRASFVIEIEV